CTTTTTTACTAAATTTGAACCATGCTAAAAGCCACTGGAATAAGAAAATCGTACGGAAATCTGCAAATTTTAAAAGGCGTAAATTTTGAAGTGCAAAAAGGAGAGATTGTAAGCATTATTGGCCCATCTGGTGCAGGTAAAAGTACTTTGTTGCATATTTTAGGGACATTGGATAAACCTGATGAGGGATCTGTTGAGTTAAAAGGTACGACCATAAATAAATTGAATGGCGATTTATTGAGTACTTTCCGAAACCAGAATATAGGTTTTGTATTTCAGTTTCATCATTTGTTGCCGGAATTTAGTGCAATTGAAAATATTTGTATCCCGGCATTTATAGCCAAAACCAATAAAAAACAGGCTGAAAACAGGGCGTTTGAACTTTTAGATCTGTTCGGACTTAAAGATAGAGCCCAGCATAAGCCCAATCAGCTGTCTGGCGGTGAGCAGCAACGTGTAGCCATTGCAAGAGCGCTGATCAATAATCCTTCAATCATATTGGCCGATGAGCCTTCAGGGAATTTGGATTCTGAAAATGCGGCAGGATTACATCAGTTATTTGTTAGTTTGCGCGATAATTTCCATCAAACGTTTGTAATTGTTACGCACAATGAACACCTTGCAAAAACCAGCGATCGCGTGGTGAGCATGAAAGATGGTTTAATTGTATAAAAGCGAGGATTTAAGGATTATATGATTTTAGGAAGAATACGGACATCCAATCATGCTCTCATTCAAAACCCTCTCATTCACTAATTTTATTCATTCAATAATTAAATTTTGAAAATACTCATTACCAGCGGAAATAATGCGAAAGCTTTAAAGCTGATGAAAGCATTCCCAAGTCATTTTGTACTACTGGCCGATTATGGCGATGTACCCGGCATCATTACAGAAAAATATGCTTTTTCTTCCTTAGGCTTGTTAAATAAAGATAGCATAGCTCACATTTTGCTTAACTTTTGCATTACTGAAGGGATAGATTGCATCATCCCTTTACACGATTATGAAGTTGAGCCATTGGCTAAGTCTGCAGTGCTTTTTGGGGAGTATGGAATTCAGGTGCTTTTGCCTAATGCTGATGTAATTGCAGATTATTTACCCCAGGAAAAGCAATCTTTTCAAAATTTTGCAGTATATATCCATGGCGATTGTATTTATTCGAGCGGGGAAAATACTGTATCCCAGAAACTGTCATCATCATTTAATGGGGTATTCGGCTTTAACAATGTTAATGACTTAAAACTTTTTACAATTTAATATGGATGCCTATCAATACGTTCAGGATAAACAACTTGTTATTTTTGAGTTAGACAATGTGCTTTTTCCTGAAAAGGACTATCTGTTGCAGGTGTATTACCTGTTTGCACAGTTTATAGAATATACCGAGCAAAAAAATGCGCAGCCCATCATCAGCTTTATGCAGACTGAATATGAAAATAACGGAACAGATGGGCTTTTCGAAAAAACGGCTGAACAATTTGGGATTGATGAAAAATATAAATACAATTTCGATCTCCTGCATTTAAATGCCCGTTTGCCGCTTAAGCTCTTGCTTTTTAAAAATATGCTCGAGTTTATGCAGGAGCTTGTTGTAAACCGGAAGCAGATTTTTATTGTAACAGCCGGCAACCCGGAACAACAACTCAATAAAATTAAGCAAACGGAGTGGAACGGACTAGAGCAATACCTTACGGTATATTTTGTTGAGGAATTGGGCCAATCTAAAGCAGAAATTTTTCAGAACATACTAAACAGCAACAATTTATTGCCTAACCAAGCGTTAGTTGTTGGTGCAAATAAATTTGATGAGCAACAATCTAAATTAATTAATTTGCAGTATATTGTATCACTAGAAATTTACAAATAAATATGCTTAGAAAATTTATTTCACAAAACACATTTTGGTGTGCTTTGATCATTGTGGCTGGGCTTACAGCATCGTGTAAAAAGTCAAATAATAATAACCCTGATGCAAATATTGGTGGTGAGTCAAACCTGTTGCAAACTCCAACCAATGACCGGGCATTGCTGACTAAAGATTCGATTTTTTTATATGCCAAACAAACCTATTTCTGGAATGCAGGTATGCCTAATTACGATACGTTTAACCGAGACAATACAACTCTAACAATGCCATCATTGCAGCACTTAAGGCTTTACCCAGCACCGGAGGGAAAGATAAATATTCTTTTATTGATGATGGGACTGTAGCTGGCGAATTAGGTGGCGTAGCTGGAGATTTTGGCTTTTCGGTATTCTTTGCCAGTACGAATGATTTAAGGATCAAATATGTATATGCTGGATCTCCTGCCGGTGTTCAAGGCTTAAAGAGAGGTTATCAGATTACAAAATTAATGGTAGTACAGATATCAATACTACTGATGCAAGGATAGATTATATCGTGAATGCTATTTTTGGCACAAACCCAACGGTTACCATGACAGTTTTAAAACCAGATGGGACTAGTCAGGATGTAACGATAACCAAGGCGAGTTATAATATCAACCCGATACTTTTTACCAAAACATATACTATTGGTGTAAAAAAGGTGGGTTATATTGTATTCAATAGCTTTACCACTAATTCTGTTGCGCTATTGGATGCTGCATTTGCTCAGTTTGCAACGGATGGCGTTAACGAGTTGGTTGTTGATTTAAGGTACAACGGTGGTGGTTCGGTAGCCACATCAGAAGCCTTTACAAATTTAATTGCCCCTGCTTCTCAAAACGGAAAAGTAATGAATACCACATACTGGACTAAAACCATGCAGGATGGAGCCGCAACTATTTTACAAAATCAGAAATTTTATCAAACTGGTTCCGATGGCGTTAAACGAATGTTTTCAATGTTTGATTTAGATTATAAACCAACCCGGGCTGCATTTAATCAAGAAGTCTTTGCAAAACGTGGCTCATTAAATGGCTTAACCAGGGTTTATTTTATTGTAACCAGCGGCACCGCATCAGCAAGTGAGCTATTAATTAATAATTTAAAGCCTGTAATAGATGTTAAACTGATCGGCAAGAAAACTTATGGTAAACCTGTAGGCTTTTTCTCTATCCGTATTGATAAAAATGATTTATACATTCCACAGTTTGAAACCAAAAATCAATTAGATCAAGGGGGCTACTTTGATGGAATGGCAGTTGATAAAGATATTTTTGATGATGTAACCAAAGATTTTGGAGATCCAACAGAAAAATTATTGGCACAGGCCTTATACTATTCGGCGAATGGAAGTTTCTCTTCTTTGATTAAGGATAATACCATTAGCAGTACTTCACCACTATCTAAAACCCAGGTTGGAGATCTTTCTGATAAGTTGGACCACGAATTTAAAGGAATGGTTGAGACCAGAAAGCTGAATTTTAAATAATTAGCTATAAACTTTATCGAAATGGCCAGATTTGAACTACAAATCTGGCCATTTTTTTATAATTATTACACAAATCGAATAAATAAGAGTTGCATTTTTTCTAAAAAATTGATAAGCTTGTTTAACATTAATCGTTAAAGAGACACCATGCCAATAGAAATTGTAGAAAAGGAACATATCAGTTATTTAAATATCATCAATGCAAAGGAAGATCATTCCAATGAACTACAAACCAAACTTGAAGAAGCGCAAAGGCTAGGTAATGAATTTAAATCAAAAGCCGTCATTACTTTTAATACTACCATTGGTCCTAAACGTGTTGATACTACAGTTTGGGCAGTAACAGAGAAATATATACAGCTAAAAAACAATATTCATATTCCGTTAAAAAGTTTAATCGACATTGATTTTTAAGCTTGCTTTAAGGAAATAAATCATCCCGCATTTATTTAACCTTATCAGATCATGAGCATGCTCCATAAAATTGCCTTAACTTTTATTAAATCTATTGGTCCGGTAACGGCCAAAAACCTTCTTGCCTATTGCGGAAGTGCCGAAAATGTATTTTCTGCAAGCAAAAAACAACTTTTAAAAATCCCAGGTGTCGGAGAGAAAACAATTGAAGCCATTCGCAGTACTGATGCTTTGGTTAGGGCCAGACAAGAATTAGATTTTATCGAAAAACATGGGATAGAGGTATTGTTTTTTTCAGACGAGAAATATCCTAAAAGATTAAAGAACTGCATCGATTCGCCTATACTGCTTTATGCCAAAGGGACTGTTGATTTTAACCAGCAGCGCATCATCAGTATTGTTGGTACCCGTAATGCAACAAGCTATGGAAAAAATCTCTGTAAGGAATTATGTGAGGTTTTAGCGCCTTATAACGTTTTGATCGTTAGTGGCTTGGCTTATGGCATTGATGTAACCACCCATAAAGAATGTCTGGCAAATCATATTCCCACAGTTGGGGTACTTGGTCATGGCTTAGACCGGATGTATCCAAAAATTCATAAAGCGGTTGCTCAGAAAATGGTTTTGAATGGAGGCCTGCTTACCGAGTTTCCAATTATGACCAATCCCGATCGGCCTAATTTTCCGCAAAGAAACCGGATTATTGCAGGTATTGCAGATGCCACTGTTGTAGTTGAAGCATCAATAAAAGGTGGCGCCTTAATTACTGCAGAAATTGCTAATTCTTACAATAAAGATGTATATGCCTTTCCGGGTAGAACAAATGATGTTTTTTCAGAAGGATGTAATTTCCTGATCAAGACCAACAGAGCTGGATTAATCACTAATGCTAACGACTTGATTTATTATTTGGGCTGGGATGATGAAATAAAGGTTAAACATAATACTAAACAAACTACGCTGCAGTTAACGCTTACTCCTAACGAGCAGCGGGTTGTTGATGCCTTACAAAATGGTCAACTTTCCATTGATGAGCTTTGCGCTCAATTGAATATTCAGCAAAGTAAGCTGGCAATTATAATCCTTACATTAGAGATGCAGGGCGTTATTGTTTCTTTGCCGGGGAAAATATATAAACTCCTCTAAGGAAATTGAAATTGCATTTTACCCAATAATCAATCTATAATGCCTATCATAATTATAGATTATGTAATTAAATTCTTTTAAATTTTAATTTTCGAAATTATGTTTCAAATAAAATATAGTTTATAAAATAGTTAATGCCATTGCTTAATTTTGCGATATGTGGTACAATAATATTTTAGAAACTATTGGCAATACGCCATTGGTTAAATTAAATACAATAACAAAAGGAGTTCCGGGAACAATTCTGGCGAAAATAGAGACTACGAATCCGGGTAATTCAATTAAAGACCGTATGGCGGTTAAAATGATTGAAGATGCCGAGAAAAGCGGTAAGCTAAAACCAGGCGGAACAATTATAGAAGGAACATCTGGAAACACAGGTATGGGCCTGGCTATGGCCGCCATTATTAAAGGTTACAAATGTATTTTTACCACAACTGATAAACAATCGAAAGAAAAGGTAGATGCTTTACGTGCCTTTGGTGCCGAGGTAATCGTTTGTCCTACAAACGTTGAGCCAGAAGATCCCCGATCTTATTATTCTGTTTCTTCGCGTTTAGAACGCGAGGTTCCCAATTCATGGAAACCGAACCAGTATGATAATTTAGCCAACTCACAAGCGCATTATGAGCAAACTGGCCCTGAGATATGGGCGCAAACTGAAGGTAAAATTACACACTTGGTAGTTGGCGTAGGTACTGGTGGAACCATTTCTGGAACCGGTAAATATTTAAAAGAGAAGAATCCAAATATTAAAGTCTGGGGAATCGATACCTATGGTTCGGTTTTCAAGAAATATAAAGAAACAGGCATATTTGATAAGGATGAGATTTATCCATACATCACAGAAGGTATTGGCGAAGATTTCCTTCCGGCAAACGTAAATTTCGATGTGATCGATCTGTTCGAAAAAGTGACGGATAAAGACGCCGCTTTAATGACACGCGATATTGCACGTAAAGAGGGTATTTTTGTAGGTAACTCTGCCGGTGCAGCCATTGGCGGATTAATTCAGCTAAAAGATAAATTAAAGCCAGAAGATGTTGTTGTTGTTATTTTTCACGATCACGGCAGCCGATACATGGGTAAAATGTATAATGAAGATTGGTTGCGTGAACGCGGATTTTTACAGGACGAAAAATTAACCGCTAAATCTATCCTGGCTAAAAAAGAAAGCACGGAGATTGTAACACTTGATGCACAAAAATCGGTGCTCGAGGCCATCAATACCATTAAATCGATGAATATTTCTCAAATTCCGGTAACACAGCAGGGAATGATTGTGGGCAAAATTGCCGAAAGCGATATTTTATCAGCATTGCTTGAAAATCCAGGCTTAAAATCGGCGCCGATTTCAGAAATTATGACGGCTACTTTCCCGTTTGTTGATTTGAATACTTCTATTGATAAAATTTCTTCATTGATTAATAAAGAAAACTCAGCAGTGTTAGTAGAAGATGAAACCGGTAAGATCGAGATCATTACCCAGTATGATATTATTAATGCGATATCGGGGTAGGGGTGTTTAATTCCTGCGATTGTCCTCCTGAACTTGTTTCAGGATCTTTATCGCACGGAAGATGCTGATCCAGAAGACAACCTCCTGGTCGTCACCCTAATTTATTCAGGATCTTAATGTTAAGACTAATAGATGAAATAAATTTAGCATGATGATTCCCCTTAAAAGTGATCAAATAAAAAACGCCCGAGTAAAATTTTACTCGGGCGTTTTGGTGTTATGTTATTTTCACTTTAAGCTTTAGTCTTTCAACTTCTAGCTTAGTGGCTCGGTGCATCAGCGTTTACACGCTTAATCTGCGCGCCTAAGGCACGTAAACGGGTGTCGATATCCTGATAGCCACGTTCAATCTGTTCGATATTGTAAATGGTCGATTTGCCTTCAGCAGATAAAGCCGCAATTAATAATGAAACTCCAGCTCTAATGTCAGGAGAAGTCATACTGATTCCACGAAGTTTGTATTTTTTATCGATACCGTTAACCGTTGCGCGGTGCGGGTCGCATAGGATAATCTGAGCGCCCATATCGATCAATTTATCCACGAAGAATAAACGGCTTTCGAACATTTTTTGGTGGATTAAAACGTTTCCTTTTGCCTGTGTGGCCACAACCAGAACAATACTCAATAAATCAGGCGTAAAACCTGGCCAGGGAGCATCAGCAATGGTCAAAATCGAACCATCAATAAAAGTATCGATTTCGTAATGTTTTTGAGCAGGAACATAAATATCATCGCCTCGACGCTCTAATTTAATGCCCAGTTTTCTGAAAACCTCTGGTATTACACCCAGTTCATCATAACAAACATCTTTAATGGTAATTTCTGACTCTGTCATGGCAGCCATACCAATAAAAGAGCCAATTTCGATCATATCCGGCAACATTCTGTGCTCGGTTCCACCTAATACTTTAACGCCTTCAATGGTAAGCAGGTTAGAGCCAATGCCCGATATTTTTGCACCCATGCGGTTAAGCATTTTGCAAAGCTGTTGCAAATACGGCTCGCAGGCAGCGTTGTAAATGGTGGTAGTACCTTTGGCTAAAACAGCAGCCATTACAATGTTTGCCGTTCCGGTTACCGATGCTTCATCTAACAAAATGTAAGCACCCTGTAAATTGGTGGCATCTACATTAAAGAAAGCTTTTTTACTGTCGTAAACGAATTTTGCACCTAATTTTTCGAAACCGATAAAGTGTGTATCCAATCTTCTACGGCCGATTTTATCACCGCCCGGTTTCGGGATAGCTGCTTTACCAAAACGTGCCAACAATGGCCCAACAATCATAATCGAACCACGTAAACCACCACCTTTCGATTTAAAAGTATCAGATTCAAAGAAATTCAAATCAATATTTTTAGCTTCAAAGGTATAGGTATCTTTATTGATACGCTCAACGGTAACACCTAAATCGCCAAGTAATTCAATCAGTTTGTTAACATCCTTAATGTCGGGGATATTACTGATCGTTACTTTCTTTTCGGTAAGCAATACAGCTGATAAAATCTGTAAAGCCTCATTTTTGGCTCCCTGAGGGGTAATTTCGCCTTTTAATTTAATTCCGCCTGTTATTTCAAATGCGTTCATATTTTTTTCTTTTGCTAACCCGTTCGTCATGCCGAATTTATTTCAGCATCTATTTTAGTGATTCTGAATCAAGTTCAGAATGACACATGGTTATTAATATTTAGATTTATTGTTGTTGCGTTGACGGTTATTATTGTTGTTGTTGTTATTCTGACGGTTTTTTCCGTTGTTGTTATTATTGCTTCTGCCCCGGTTATTGTTATTATTATTGTTTTGACGAGGATTTTGCGCCCTAAATTCTACTTTGGCCAGGTTAACACCTTCATCAAGTGATAACAATCCACCAGAAAGGTACTTTAAGTCTTTAATAATCGTATCGTCGCTTACATTATCCTTATTCCAGGTAACATAAGCCATTTTCATAAAATTTGCGATGCTCTGAACCATTGCCTTCTTAATTTCGGCATTTTCTTCGCGCATGGCTTTTTCGATCAGGTTTTCAACTGTTTTACCATAATGTTTGTAGGTAATACGTTGTTGCGGATAGGCCAGAGGCTCTGGTTTAATGTAAGCATTTTCGATTAATGGCTTTGGGTACGGACTATCAACATCAATCTGGTAGCCAGAAATAATGTGCAGGTGATCCCAAAGTTTATGCTTAAAATCGGCAACATCACGTAAATGTGGTTGCAAAAAACCCATCAGGTCGATAACCGCCTGGGCATATTTATTACGTTCTTCAATGGTGGGCAATTCGCAGATATACTTCACCATGTTTTGTACGTTGCGGCCATATTCAGATAAAATTAAATGGCTACGCGTAGTATTATAGTCAAAACTCATGTTCAGATAAATTAATGGATAAATTTTCTGGCGATACGAATTATGAAATAACCAGAAGAGTATAGGTTATGAATTCACCGAAATGTCTATTGCCAGATTTTCGTTTTATATACTCAAAGGTAGTAAAAATATTTTATTTCAGGTATCCATACTTGATTTGAGATATTTTAAATTGATGCGATATTTTTTTGAAAATGTTCGTCAGTAGTTCTTGGGCCATTCAGTCCCGCTGTCCCTACTGCCGAAGAAAATCGGCATTCGTTCCCATCGGGTTTATTTAACTGTGGATTAGTGCTTGTCGGGAAAAACCTTTCCAGCGCCAAATAATATAACTAAGCCGTTTTAAGTATTTATGCAGTTGGCTGAAGCCAATCTGTAATGAATTTAGGTCTTAATGTTCTTAACGCCTTAATGATAAAATAAATCTAAACTTCATCACTATTTTTCGGGTAATCAAAAAACACCAGTTCTCCTGTTCCTTTACTTACCATTTGCCACGAATCAAAAGGAAAAGAAATTAACACCATGCCTGCAGTCGGAATGTTGTAAATATCGGCATCGCATAACTCGTTCGCGAAATCTGTAAAACCAGGATTATGACCAAATAGCACAACTTTATCTGCATCATCATTAAGACTATTAACCACTTTAAGCAGGGCTGTGGTATTGGCCTCGTAAATAGATTCTTCAAATTGAATGTGGTCTATATTATAGGCTTCTGCAAAATATTTGGCCGTAGATTTGGCTCTTTTCGCAGGGCTACTTACGATCCGATCTATTTTAAAACCTTTGTTGACTAGTCTTTCGGCCATTTCTGGTGCATTTTCTTTGCCACGTTTATTTAACGGACGGTCGAAATCTTTTAAATCTATATTTCCCCAATCCGATTTGCCATGGCGGACCAGAAGTAGTTGCTTAGCCATTTAGTTTCTCTTTAATTTTGTTTACAATTGTTTCAGGCTTAATTAAATCTATACAGTTTTCAACACCGCAGAGGCACGGTTTGTTTCCATAAATTGAATTTGGCCTTGAAGGGTGCTCAACCTGAATGCAGTCGTTTTCCAATTGTCCGTAACCCAAAAAGCCAGCGTAAGGATGTGTTGGCCCCCAAACAGATACTACAGGTACACCAGCCAGCGATGCCATATGCATGCCAGATGAGTCCATGCTTAACATTAGATCTAAGTTCGATATGATGGCAAGCTCTTCCGTTAAGTTAAAACTGCCGATTACATTATGAGCATTTTTGTACGTTTTTGTCCAGTTTTCGGCAACTGCTTGTTCTGTTTTACCACCACCAAATATGAAAAGTTCGTAACCCAGTTCGTTTAATAAGGCAATTACCTCTTCCATTTTTTCTAAAGCATATACTTTATAAACATGCTGTGCGAAAGGAGATATGCCTACTTTTTTAGTGGCTTTGTTAGCAAACAAATTTTGAGCATTTGCTGGAATTTCCTGTGGAGATTTTTCTATTTTATGGCTTAACTCAACGCTAAATCCCAATTCGCGGAAAACATCGGCATAACGCTCGACGGTTTTTCTCAGTGGTTTAAAAATCTTGTTATTGGTACGTGTTAATGCTTTTTTTTCCGCCCTTCCTTTATCTATCCGTCTAATTTTTGTTCCGGTTAAACGGAAGAAAGTAGAAATTGCCCTGCTTCTCAAATTATCGTGCAGGTCGGCTATTGCGTTTGGTTTATAACTGCGGAGTTCCTGATAGAGTTTGTATAATCCATCAATTCCTTTGTGAGCGGCTTTAGGCTGGATAGGGTGGAAGATGAGGCTGGGGATATGATCGAAAAAGGGTTTAAAAGCAGGCCGACTTACCATGATCAGCTCAACTGTTGGATTTTGCTCAGAAAATTCTTGTAAAATGGAAGCTACCATGGCCACATCGCCCATTGCTGAAAAGCGTAAAACAATAATTTTTTGGGTTGATGACATGACTTTTCGCTTTCAGCTTTGGCCTTTCTGCTTTCTATGCTTTATTATACAATACCGGATTTAAACTCGGATCATTGTACATTTTCATTTGTTTGTACACTCTCATGTATTTTTTGCCTGCTTCAATATCAGCCAATAACTCGTCGATACTGGTTGATAAATCTTCGCGCTGCGATAACAATACATTAAGCTTGGTTTGGCATTGTGCACGATGCTCGGCTGATGCACTTTCGCGTTCGGCCTCTTCCTGCATATGGTAAATTTTTAATGCCAGGATAGAAAGCCTGTCTATTGCCCATGCAGGACTTTCTGTATTGATTTTTGCATCTGGCAAAGCCGAAATTCCCTGATAAAGATTTAAGAAATAACCATCAATAAACTCAACCATATCGGTACGCACCTGGTTTTGTGCATCAATACGTCTTTTCCAGCTCAAACCTTCAACAGGATCAATCTGTGGGTTACGCACTACATCTTCCATATGCCATTGAGCGGTATCGATCCAGTTTTTAATATAAAAAAGATGCTCTAAACTTTCGGCATCATATGGGTTTTCAACCGGATGGTCAATATCATCAAACTTGTGGTAGTCTGTAATTACCTGATTAAATATGCGGTTGGCAATTTCACTTATCATGGGGCAAAGATATTAAATAGATTGATTTTTTCCTGCCGGGTTGATTACACAGATTTTAAGATTACACCGATTTATTTGTGAGATTTAAAACAAGACAGCTTAGGGCCTGTTTCCCTAAACCCTAAACCTTTCTACTATTAAAATACGCTGTTATTTCCTCCAAAGAAAAAGCATTTAAACATTTATCAGCACTTAAACCTCCTTTACGTGCTACCAGAATACCGTAATGCATGTCGTGGAAACCTTCGGTACGGTGTGCATCAGGGTTTACCGACAATAAAACGCCTTTTTCGAGTGCGTAACGGTGCCAGCGCCAGTCTAAATCTAAACGAAGCGGGTTGGCATTGATTTCGATCACGACTTTATTTGCTGCGCATGCATCAATAATTTTTTTATAATCTATCGGGTATCCGGCCCTGCTTAATAATAAACGACCCGTTGGGTGCCCTAAAATGGTGGTATATGGGTTTTCAATAGCTTTTAACAAACGTGCAGTTGCTTTTGCTTCGTCCATGCGTAAATTGCTGTGCACAGAAGCCACTACAAAATCGAATGTTTTTAAAATATCATCCGAATAATCCAATGAGCCATCACTTAAAATATCGCTCTCAATACCTTTGAAGATTTTAAAGGGAGCGAGTTTTTTATTTAACTCATCAATTTCCTGGTGCTGTGCAAAAACACGCTGTTCGTTTAAACCTTTTGCATAAACAGCGGTTTTGGAGTGATCGCAGATCCCTAAATACTGAAGATTTAAGTTTTCTTTACAATATACAGCCATTTGCTCCAGGGTATGTACACCATCACTCCAGGTAGAGTGGTTGTGCAAACTGCCCTTTAAATCTTCGTATTTAATTAAGGTAGGGAGTTTATTTACTTTCGCCAATTCAATTTCATCAAAATCTTCACGAAGCTCCGGTTCGATAAAAGATAAACCTGCTTTGCTGTAAATTTCTTCTTCGTTTGCGAAAGGTCCAGCGCCAGCTAAAGCCAATACTTTTTCAACATGTTCTGTATTTCCGGTTAATGTAAACCATTGTAAATAAAAATCAGCTTTTTCTACCACATCGATTTTTATTCTAAAACCTGCTTCGGTAGTACAGATAAAAGCATTTTCGGCTTCAATAAGCGAAAGTGGCTCGAAAGCAGGTAAGTTTTGTTTAAGGGCATCGATTTGTGCTGTACCAATTACGATTTCCAGCTCATCAATAATCTCACAGGCGCGGCGATACTGACCAGCGAAACCTAAAAGTGCATTGCCGTCAATTTTTGCAGTCCAATCAGAAAGTTGGGTAAATAATGTTTTAGCAAAACCTTCAACCTGAGCATATAAAAACCGCCCGTTGGCTGCGAGTTTAAATTCGATGGCATTTTTGATTTCTTCCTGGGTTTTTAACCCGAAACCCTTGGCTTCAATCAGGCGGTTTTCATTACAGGCATAATACAATTCACCTATACTTTCAATTCCTAAGGTACGCCAGATAATGAATATTTTTTTTGGTCCAATGCCCTTTATAGCCAGCATTTCTACTACACCTTCTGGTGTTTTTTCGAGAATTTCGTTAAGTTCTTTTAATTCTCCTGTTTGGAGAAGTTCTATGATTTTGGATGCCAGTCCTTTACCAATACCCTCAATTTTATCCAGCTCATCCAGAGGTTTGTCTTTTAAGGCAAAAGGCAGTTTATCTACTTTAAAATAGGCATTTGCAACTGATTTAATCTTGAAGGGATTTTCCTCATGCAGTTCCATAAGCTGCGATAACAGGCGTAAGGTGCGGGCGATGGTCTTGTTTTCCATAAGGGGTAAAATTAGGAAATAATGCCTCAAATTTTGACCAAGCTTATTAATTTCTAAACACAATTTTATTAAAGTGTTGTTTTACACTGATGAAATCTATAAAATTTGCCCTCCTGGGATTAAGTATGAGTGTGGCCGCATGTCAATCTGCCCACAAAACAGATCAGCACAAAAAAGATTCAATAAGTAATTTAGCATCTGCTACAGTGCAACCTGTTGATGAAAGGTTTTTGATTGTGGCTGGTCGTTCAGTAGGCGAAATCACACTCGGTGAAGACATGGAGCAGGTTGGGATAAAACTAGGGAGGCCAAATGCAGGTGATGCTGCAATGGGGAAAGCCTGGGGGATTTGGTATAGCGATGATTCGACAGGGAAACACCCAAACGAAATTGCCATTTATTCTTCTTATCGTGATACCAGTATGCTTGTAAAAGATGTAAAACAGATCCGGATTACCTCTAATAAATTTAAAACGCAAGATGGTTTGTCAACAGGTTGCACTTTGGAAGATACGAAATTGAAATTTTCAACTATCGAAAAACTCTCTGCTTACTTAAACGAAGAGAAAGATACCGTACTGGTTTATGACGATAAAAAAGATGGAATTGGTTTTGAATTTTTAAAGGGGAAAAGCATTTCTTTAACCGTTCATCCGGCAAATACTCCGGTTAATACAACTTATTTAACGCTGCACCCTGAGTGGAAACTAATCAAGTAGGGAAGGTGTAAGATAGGAAATGGATGAT
The nucleotide sequence above comes from Pedobacter riviphilus. Encoded proteins:
- a CDS encoding ATP-grasp domain-containing protein, encoding MKILITSGNNAKALKLMKAFPSHFVLLADYGDVPGIITEKYAFSSLGLLNKDSIAHILLNFCITEGIDCIIPLHDYEVEPLAKSAVLFGEYGIQVLLPNADVIADYLPQEKQSFQNFAVYIHGDCIYSSGENTVSQKLSSSFNGVFGFNNVNDLKLFTI
- a CDS encoding ABC transporter ATP-binding protein, encoding MLKATGIRKSYGNLQILKGVNFEVQKGEIVSIIGPSGAGKSTLLHILGTLDKPDEGSVELKGTTINKLNGDLLSTFRNQNIGFVFQFHHLLPEFSAIENICIPAFIAKTNKKQAENRAFELLDLFGLKDRAQHKPNQLSGGEQQRVAIARALINNPSIILADEPSGNLDSENAAGLHQLFVSLRDNFHQTFVIVTHNEHLAKTSDRVVSMKDGLIV
- a CDS encoding HAD family hydrolase gives rise to the protein MDAYQYVQDKQLVIFELDNVLFPEKDYLLQVYYLFAQFIEYTEQKNAQPIISFMQTEYENNGTDGLFEKTAEQFGIDEKYKYNFDLLHLNARLPLKLLLFKNMLEFMQELVVNRKQIFIVTAGNPEQQLNKIKQTEWNGLEQYLTVYFVEELGQSKAEIFQNILNSNNLLPNQALVVGANKFDEQQSKLINLQYIVSLEIYK
- a CDS encoding pyridoxal-phosphate dependent enzyme, with product MWYNNILETIGNTPLVKLNTITKGVPGTILAKIETTNPGNSIKDRMAVKMIEDAEKSGKLKPGGTIIEGTSGNTGMGLAMAAIIKGYKCIFTTTDKQSKEKVDALRAFGAEVIVCPTNVEPEDPRSYYSVSSRLEREVPNSWKPNQYDNLANSQAHYEQTGPEIWAQTEGKITHLVVGVGTGGTISGTGKYLKEKNPNIKVWGIDTYGSVFKKYKETGIFDKDEIYPYITEGIGEDFLPANVNFDVIDLFEKVTDKDAALMTRDIARKEGIFVGNSAGAAIGGLIQLKDKLKPEDVVVVIFHDHGSRYMGKMYNEDWLRERGFLQDEKLTAKSILAKKESTEIVTLDAQKSVLEAINTIKSMNISQIPVTQQGMIVGKIAESDILSALLENPGLKSAPISEIMTATFPFVDLNTSIDKISSLINKENSAVLVEDETGKIEIITQYDIINAISG
- a CDS encoding S41 family peptidase translates to MTVLKPDGTSQDVTITKASYNINPILFTKTYTIGVKKVGYIVFNSFTTNSVALLDAAFAQFATDGVNELVVDLRYNGGGSVATSEAFTNLIAPASQNGKVMNTTYWTKTMQDGAATILQNQKFYQTGSDGVKRMFSMFDLDYKPTRAAFNQEVFAKRGSLNGLTRVYFIVTSGTASASELLINNLKPVIDVKLIGKKTYGKPVGFFSIRIDKNDLYIPQFETKNQLDQGGYFDGMAVDKDIFDDVTKDFGDPTEKLLAQALYYSANGSFSSLIKDNTISSTSPLSKTQVGDLSDKLDHEFKGMVETRKLNFK
- the dprA gene encoding DNA-processing protein DprA, which produces MSMLHKIALTFIKSIGPVTAKNLLAYCGSAENVFSASKKQLLKIPGVGEKTIEAIRSTDALVRARQELDFIEKHGIEVLFFSDEKYPKRLKNCIDSPILLYAKGTVDFNQQRIISIVGTRNATSYGKNLCKELCEVLAPYNVLIVSGLAYGIDVTTHKECLANHIPTVGVLGHGLDRMYPKIHKAVAQKMVLNGGLLTEFPIMTNPDRPNFPQRNRIIAGIADATVVVEASIKGGALITAEIANSYNKDVYAFPGRTNDVFSEGCNFLIKTNRAGLITNANDLIYYLGWDDEIKVKHNTKQTTLQLTLTPNEQRVVDALQNGQLSIDELCAQLNIQQSKLAIIILTLEMQGVIVSLPGKIYKLL